In Streptomyces sp. NBC_00878, a single window of DNA contains:
- a CDS encoding MMPL family transporter — MGNGDTRVRGIAARAGGWSARHRWAAVGIWLLFVVLAMGLGSAAGTVELKDSDQLSGETGRAAAIAEAAGIEEPAGETVLIQGKGAGVKATDAEFRAAVDAVMKAVEGTGKVTDVASPYDTDTISKDGRSALVQFDMRGDADTAGERVEPVLKAVDTVQKDHEAVLIEEIGGASMNKTFDDAFGNDFKQAEYSAVPVALGILLIAFGALVAALVPVLLAITAIMATIGLMGLVSHLQPMDDASSSVMLLVGLAVGVDYCLFYLRREREERSAGRDPETALRIAAATSGRAIIVSGVTVCVAMAGMLFTGIATFKAMGLASLMVVAVAMVGSVTVLPAVLSLLGTRVEKGRIPFLHPDKRRKSNGGSANGGSANGGSRFWTSVLRVVLAKPAISLVVATGALLAIAAPALGMKTQNLTLDQEFGDSLPIVKTYERVNEAFPGGSDPAEVVVKADDINSAEVKSAIADFRARAVSSGASRGPVEVKVHDAQNLAFVYVPLVGGSDLDEAEKSLETIRDEVRPATLGKVDGVEAPVTGQVAGSKDFNDQLVSAVAPVFAFVVVFAFLLMLLSFRSLTIAITSIVLNLLSVGAAYGILVAVFQHGWGASLVGAEGVGAIITWLPLFLFVILFGLSMDYHVFVVSRIREARMRGLTTRDAIQHGVVTTAGVITSAAVIMVAVFAIFGTLSMQSMKQMGVGLAAAVLIDATIIRGVLLPAVMALLGERNWYFPKWLNRLPDLSHDESPEAASSPPPPAVEGEKVGV, encoded by the coding sequence ATGGGGAACGGAGACACGCGGGTTCGGGGCATAGCGGCCCGGGCCGGCGGCTGGAGTGCCCGGCACCGCTGGGCGGCCGTCGGGATCTGGCTGCTGTTCGTCGTCCTGGCCATGGGGCTCGGCTCCGCGGCGGGCACGGTCGAACTCAAGGACAGCGACCAGCTCAGCGGCGAGACAGGACGGGCCGCGGCCATCGCGGAGGCCGCGGGCATCGAGGAGCCGGCCGGGGAGACCGTCCTCATCCAGGGGAAGGGCGCGGGTGTCAAGGCGACGGACGCCGAGTTCCGCGCCGCCGTCGACGCCGTGATGAAGGCGGTCGAGGGCACCGGCAAGGTGACCGATGTGGCCTCGCCGTACGACACGGACACGATCTCGAAGGACGGCCGCAGCGCGCTGGTGCAGTTCGACATGCGCGGCGACGCGGACACGGCGGGCGAGCGGGTGGAGCCCGTCCTGAAGGCCGTCGACACCGTGCAGAAGGACCATGAGGCGGTGCTGATCGAGGAGATCGGCGGCGCCAGCATGAACAAGACGTTCGACGACGCGTTCGGCAACGACTTCAAGCAGGCCGAGTACTCCGCCGTACCCGTCGCCCTCGGCATTCTGCTGATCGCGTTCGGCGCGCTGGTGGCGGCGCTGGTGCCGGTACTGCTAGCGATCACCGCGATCATGGCGACGATCGGTCTGATGGGGCTCGTCAGCCATCTGCAGCCGATGGACGACGCCTCCAGCTCCGTGATGCTGCTCGTCGGTCTGGCGGTCGGCGTCGACTACTGCCTGTTCTATCTGCGGCGCGAGCGCGAGGAGCGCTCGGCGGGCCGGGACCCCGAGACCGCGCTGCGGATCGCCGCGGCGACCAGTGGCCGCGCCATCATCGTCTCCGGTGTTACGGTGTGCGTGGCGATGGCGGGCATGCTGTTCACCGGAATCGCCACCTTCAAGGCGATGGGACTGGCTTCCCTGATGGTCGTGGCGGTTGCCATGGTCGGCTCGGTGACGGTCCTGCCCGCGGTCCTCTCGCTGCTCGGTACGCGGGTCGAGAAGGGGCGGATTCCGTTCCTGCACCCGGACAAGCGGCGCAAGTCCAACGGCGGTTCAGCCAACGGCGGTTCGGCCAACGGTGGAAGCCGGTTCTGGACGAGCGTGCTGCGGGTGGTGCTGGCCAAGCCGGCGATCTCGCTGGTCGTCGCGACGGGCGCGCTGCTGGCCATCGCGGCCCCCGCGCTCGGTATGAAGACTCAGAACCTCACGCTGGACCAGGAGTTCGGCGACTCGCTGCCGATCGTGAAGACGTACGAGAGGGTCAACGAGGCCTTCCCCGGCGGTTCCGACCCGGCCGAGGTGGTCGTCAAGGCCGACGACATCAACTCCGCCGAGGTGAAGTCCGCGATCGCCGACTTCCGTGCGCGGGCGGTCAGTTCGGGTGCCTCGCGCGGTCCGGTCGAGGTCAAGGTGCACGACGCGCAGAACCTCGCCTTCGTCTACGTGCCGCTGGTGGGCGGCTCGGACCTGGACGAGGCCGAGAAGAGCCTGGAGACCATCCGCGACGAGGTCCGTCCGGCGACGCTCGGCAAGGTCGACGGGGTCGAGGCTCCGGTGACCGGACAGGTCGCGGGCTCGAAGGACTTCAACGACCAACTCGTGAGCGCGGTGGCCCCGGTCTTCGCCTTCGTCGTGGTCTTCGCCTTCCTGCTGATGCTCCTGTCGTTCCGCTCGCTGACGATCGCGATCACCTCGATCGTCCTCAACCTCCTCTCGGTCGGGGCGGCCTACGGCATCCTGGTCGCCGTCTTCCAGCACGGCTGGGGCGCGTCGCTGGTGGGCGCGGAGGGCGTGGGCGCCATCATCACCTGGCTGCCGCTGTTCCTCTTCGTGATCCTCTTCGGGCTCTCGATGGACTACCACGTGTTCGTGGTCTCGCGGATCCGTGAGGCGCGGATGCGGGGGCTGACGACCCGGGACGCCATCCAGCACGGGGTCGTCACGACGGCCGGAGTCATCACCAGCGCCGCCGTCATCATGGTCGCCGTCTTCGCGATCTTCGGCACGCTGTCCATGCAGTCCATGAAGCAGATGGGCGTGGGTCTCGCGGCCGCGGTCCTGATCGACGCGACGATCATCCGCGGTGTGCTGCTCCCGGCGGTGATGGCCCTCCTCGGGGAACGCAACTGGTACTTCCCGAAGTGGCTGAACCGCCTGCCGGACCTCAGCCACGACGAGTCCCCCGAGGCCGCGTCCTCGCCGCCGCCTCCGGCGGTCGAAGGGGAGAAGGTCGGGGTCTGA
- a CDS encoding DUF1697 domain-containing protein: MTVGMTTYAALLRGINVGGAKKVPMAELRTLMEGLGYGDVGTYLQSGNAVFASGHGDEDSLAAELSGALEKRFGFTVDVLVRDHAYLRAVLDACPFPAADLEARQLHATYFSEPVGPERFASIDQQAFLPEEFRLGDRVLYLYAPDGLGRSKLAETLSKPRMTKGIVATTRNWNTVTKLAELTSG; this comes from the coding sequence ATGACTGTGGGTATGACGACATACGCGGCCCTGCTGCGCGGCATCAACGTGGGCGGCGCCAAGAAGGTCCCCATGGCCGAACTGCGCACCCTCATGGAAGGCCTCGGGTACGGGGACGTCGGCACGTATCTCCAGAGCGGGAACGCCGTCTTCGCCAGCGGCCACGGCGACGAGGACTCGCTCGCCGCGGAGCTGTCGGGGGCGCTGGAGAAGCGCTTCGGCTTCACGGTCGACGTCCTGGTGCGTGACCACGCGTATCTGCGGGCCGTCCTCGACGCCTGCCCGTTCCCGGCCGCCGACCTGGAGGCCAGGCAACTGCACGCCACGTACTTCTCCGAGCCGGTCGGCCCGGAACGCTTCGCGTCGATCGACCAACAGGCCTTCCTGCCCGAGGAGTTCCGCCTGGGCGACCGCGTCCTCTACCTCTACGCCCCCGACGGCCTCGGCCGCTCCAAACTGGCGGAGACCCTGTCGAAGCCCCGGATGACGAAGGGCATCGTCGCCACCACGCGGAACTGGAACACCGTCACCAAACTCGCGGAGCTGACCAGTGGCTGA
- a CDS encoding carbohydrate ABC transporter permease, producing MRTRKSARASQYLALLGYLVFLAFPFLWLISTAFKPPRELGSLHPTWIPKDPTLANFRQAFDEQPLLDAALNSLIAAVGAAVIAVLIATPMAYVMARHRTRLAKAATGWVVVSQAFPFALVIIPLFLVLKNLRLINSVAGLIMVYVVWALPFALWMLVGYVRAVPTELEEAAAVDGAGKVRTLVSITAPLLAPGIVATALFAFISAWNEFFFALVLLKTPEKQTLPVVLTHFLGAEGVADLGPLAAAAFLATLPSLVVFAVIQKRITGGMLAGAVKS from the coding sequence GTGAGGACACGGAAATCGGCTCGCGCGAGCCAGTACCTCGCCCTCCTCGGGTATCTCGTCTTCCTCGCATTCCCCTTCCTCTGGCTGATCTCCACCGCCTTCAAACCGCCGCGCGAGCTGGGGAGTCTGCATCCGACCTGGATCCCCAAGGACCCGACCCTCGCCAACTTCCGGCAGGCCTTCGACGAACAGCCGCTGCTGGACGCCGCGTTGAACTCGCTGATCGCGGCGGTCGGCGCGGCGGTGATCGCCGTACTGATCGCGACCCCGATGGCGTACGTCATGGCCCGGCACCGCACGCGGCTCGCGAAGGCGGCGACCGGCTGGGTCGTGGTCAGCCAGGCGTTCCCGTTCGCCCTGGTGATCATCCCGCTGTTCCTGGTCCTGAAGAACCTGCGGCTGATCAACTCCGTAGCGGGTCTGATCATGGTGTACGTGGTGTGGGCGCTGCCGTTCGCGCTGTGGATGCTCGTGGGGTACGTACGGGCCGTGCCGACCGAGCTGGAGGAGGCCGCGGCGGTGGACGGAGCCGGCAAGGTGCGGACGCTGGTCTCGATCACCGCCCCGCTGCTCGCGCCGGGGATCGTGGCCACGGCGCTGTTCGCGTTCATCAGCGCGTGGAACGAGTTCTTCTTCGCGCTGGTGCTCCTCAAGACCCCGGAGAAACAGACCCTTCCGGTCGTCCTCACGCACTTCCTCGGCGCGGAGGGCGTGGCGGACCTCGGGCCCCTCGCGGCGGCCGCGTTCCTGGCGACCCTGCCCTCGCTGGTCGTCTTCGCGGTCATCCAGAAACGGATCACGGGCGGGATGCTCGCCGGGGCGGTGAAGAGCTGA
- the mgt gene encoding macrolide-inactivating glycosyltransferase, whose amino-acid sequence MVGLMTTSHPAHIAMFSIAAHGHVNPSLEVIRELVARGHRVTYAIPPVFADKVAETGAEPRLWKSTLPSPDDDPEAWGTTLLDNVEPFLADAIQALPQLVEAYEGDEPDLVLHDITSYPARVLAHRWGVPAVSLSPNLVAWEGYEEEVAEPMWAEPKKTERGRAYYARFQAWLDENGVAQDPDSFGGRPARSLVLIPKALQPNADRVDESVYTFVGACQGDRAAQGEWRRPADAERVLLVSLGSAFTKQPEFYRACVKAFGGRPGWHVVLQIGKHVDPGELGHVPGNVEVRDWVPQLAILKQADVFITHAGAGGSQEGLATTTPMVCVPQAVDQFGNADMLQALGVARHLPMEEATAETLREAVLAVTGDPDVARRLKEIQADMATEGGTARAADLIEEEIRKSGSGSSGASA is encoded by the coding sequence ATGGTCGGGCTCATGACCACCTCACACCCCGCCCACATCGCCATGTTCTCCATCGCCGCCCACGGGCACGTGAACCCGAGCCTTGAGGTGATCCGGGAGCTCGTCGCCCGCGGGCACCGGGTCACGTACGCGATTCCGCCCGTCTTCGCCGACAAGGTCGCGGAGACCGGTGCCGAGCCGAGGCTCTGGAAGTCGACCCTGCCGTCCCCCGACGACGACCCCGAGGCATGGGGGACCACACTCCTGGACAACGTGGAGCCCTTCCTGGCCGACGCGATCCAGGCACTCCCGCAGCTCGTCGAGGCGTACGAAGGCGACGAGCCGGACCTCGTACTGCACGACATCACCTCGTACCCAGCCCGTGTCCTCGCGCACCGCTGGGGCGTCCCGGCCGTCTCCCTCTCGCCGAACCTCGTCGCCTGGGAGGGGTACGAGGAGGAGGTCGCCGAGCCCATGTGGGCGGAGCCGAAGAAGACCGAGCGGGGCAGGGCGTACTACGCGCGCTTCCAGGCGTGGCTGGACGAGAACGGGGTCGCCCAGGACCCCGACTCGTTCGGCGGTCGCCCCGCCCGCTCCCTCGTCCTGATCCCGAAGGCCCTCCAGCCGAACGCCGACCGGGTCGACGAGTCGGTGTACACGTTCGTCGGCGCCTGCCAGGGCGACCGCGCCGCCCAGGGGGAGTGGCGGCGCCCCGCTGACGCCGAGCGCGTCCTCCTCGTGTCCCTGGGCTCCGCCTTCACCAAGCAGCCCGAGTTCTATCGCGCGTGCGTGAAGGCCTTCGGGGGCCGGCCCGGCTGGCACGTGGTGCTGCAGATCGGCAAGCACGTCGATCCGGGCGAGCTGGGGCACGTCCCGGGGAACGTCGAAGTCCGGGACTGGGTACCGCAGTTGGCGATCCTCAAGCAGGCCGACGTCTTCATCACGCACGCGGGCGCAGGCGGCAGCCAGGAAGGGCTGGCGACCACCACGCCGATGGTCTGCGTGCCCCAGGCCGTCGACCAGTTCGGCAACGCGGACATGCTGCAGGCGCTCGGCGTCGCCCGGCACCTGCCGATGGAGGAGGCGACGGCCGAGACCCTGCGCGAGGCCGTTCTCGCGGTCACCGGTGATCCGGACGTCGCGCGGCGGCTCAAGGAGATCCAGGCGGACATGGCGACCGAGGGCGGCACCGCACGTGCGGCGGATCTGATCGAGGAGGAAATCCGAAAGAGCGGCTCGGGGTCCTCGGGGGCCTCGGCATGA
- a CDS encoding sugar ABC transporter permease, giving the protein MKRSARGAPGGGDGPGGGRLVDHGAWFLVLPALIPILVLSVGPLLYGIALAFTDSQSGRTEPTQWIGTLNFQDLLHDTLFWDSFRIGLLWAVGVTIPQFLLALGLALLLNENLRFRWLARSLAIIPWAMPEVVVGIMWRLVYNPDAGILNETIRDLGLGEGRDWLSGLATALPAVIVVGVWAGMPQTTVALLAGLQNTPHELHEAAAMDGAGAWRRFRTVTWPALKPVALAITALSFIWNFNSFALVYVLTNGGPGGRTRLPMLFAYEEAFRYGQFGYAAAMGCVMVAVISVILALYLVGRLRGGEDA; this is encoded by the coding sequence GTGAAACGGTCGGCGAGGGGTGCGCCGGGCGGAGGCGATGGCCCGGGTGGTGGCCGCCTCGTCGACCACGGCGCCTGGTTCCTGGTGCTGCCCGCGCTGATCCCGATCCTGGTGCTCAGCGTCGGACCGCTCCTCTACGGCATCGCGCTGGCGTTCACCGACTCCCAGTCGGGCCGCACCGAGCCCACGCAGTGGATCGGGACCCTCAACTTCCAGGACCTGCTGCACGACACCCTGTTCTGGGACTCGTTCCGGATCGGTCTGCTGTGGGCGGTGGGGGTGACGATCCCGCAGTTCCTCCTCGCCCTCGGCCTCGCCCTGCTGCTCAACGAGAACCTCCGCTTCCGCTGGCTGGCGCGGTCGCTCGCGATCATCCCGTGGGCGATGCCCGAGGTGGTGGTCGGCATCATGTGGCGGCTCGTCTACAACCCGGACGCGGGCATCCTCAACGAGACCATCCGCGACCTGGGCCTGGGCGAGGGCCGCGACTGGCTGAGCGGTCTGGCCACCGCCCTGCCCGCGGTAATCGTGGTCGGCGTCTGGGCGGGCATGCCCCAGACGACGGTCGCCCTGCTCGCCGGACTGCAGAACACCCCGCACGAACTGCACGAGGCCGCGGCGATGGACGGCGCGGGCGCCTGGCGCCGCTTCCGCACGGTGACCTGGCCCGCCCTCAAACCGGTAGCGCTCGCCATCACCGCGCTCAGTTTCATCTGGAACTTCAATTCATTCGCCCTGGTGTACGTCCTGACCAACGGCGGGCCGGGCGGTCGCACCCGGCTGCCGATGCTGTTCGCGTACGAAGAGGCCTTCCGCTACGGGCAGTTCGGCTACGCGGCGGCGATGGGATGCGTGATGGTCGCGGTGATCTCGGTGATCCTCGCCCTCTACCTGGTCGGCCGGCTGAGGGGAGGCGAGGACGCGTGA
- a CDS encoding phosphotransferase enzyme family protein — MDEAQARDVLAEAGFDRGAELLALGENAVFAAGDLVVKVGRDAELLDRARRELAIAAWLAEAGVPAVRAAESEARSVAGHPVTVWHRLPSSVRPAEPGDLAELLRLVHALPAPSFTLPRRELLGGVERWLRLAGDAIDPADAAFLRDRRDGFATAAAALTPHLQPGPIHGDALPRNVHVGPDGPVLVDLETFSTDLREHDLVVMALSRDRYGLPAEAYDAFTGTYGWDVREWAGCGVLRGARETASCAWVAQHAPTNPKALAEFVRRVASLRDGDETVRWYPF; from the coding sequence ATGGACGAGGCACAGGCGCGGGACGTGCTCGCCGAAGCGGGGTTCGACCGGGGCGCGGAGCTGCTCGCGCTGGGCGAGAACGCCGTGTTCGCGGCCGGTGACCTGGTGGTCAAGGTGGGGCGCGACGCCGAACTCCTGGACCGGGCGCGGCGGGAACTGGCCATCGCCGCCTGGCTCGCGGAGGCGGGCGTCCCCGCGGTGCGGGCCGCCGAATCCGAGGCACGGTCCGTCGCCGGTCACCCGGTGACGGTGTGGCATCGGCTGCCCAGTTCCGTACGCCCCGCCGAACCCGGCGATCTGGCCGAGCTGCTGCGACTGGTGCACGCCCTGCCCGCCCCTTCCTTCACGCTGCCGCGCCGCGAGTTGCTGGGCGGGGTCGAGCGGTGGCTGCGGCTCGCGGGTGACGCGATCGACCCGGCGGACGCCGCGTTCCTGCGGGACCGGCGCGACGGCTTCGCCACGGCCGCCGCCGCGCTCACCCCGCATCTGCAGCCGGGCCCGATCCACGGTGACGCGCTGCCCCGCAACGTCCACGTCGGCCCCGACGGGCCGGTCCTGGTCGACCTGGAGACCTTCTCCACCGACCTGCGTGAACACGACCTCGTGGTGATGGCGCTGTCCCGCGACCGGTACGGGCTGCCCGCCGAGGCATACGACGCGTTCACCGGGACGTACGGCTGGGACGTACGCGAGTGGGCCGGGTGCGGGGTGCTGCGCGGGGCCCGCGAGACGGCCAGCTGCGCCTGGGTCGCCCAGCACGCACCGACCAATCCGAAGGCGCTGGCGGAGTTCGTGCGCCGGGTGGCGTCACTGCGGGACGGCGACGAAACGGTTCGCTGGTATCCCTTCTGA
- a CDS encoding ABC transporter substrate-binding protein: protein MRTKRLVAMVVALLLTSCTACTGGDGDGGGSRDGRVTLRFQSLAWQQESVDANRELVEEWNDAHPDVKVEYVQGSWDSVHDQLLTSFEGGEAPDIIHDASDDLADFAYGGYLADLRGLLPERLKSDIPQRSWETVTFGDGVYGVPFLQEPRVLIANATWLRESGVRIPTPEQPWTWDEFRAITDELGDGEGKYGVAWPLKEPVSATLDLSLSTGGQLFHRGSDGKVRIRFGAADEVVPRTVHDQVNTDGSASSSTLGSGGSDTLPGFFGGKYAMVPLGFSYRQQIVQQAPEGFDWQVLPAPAGADGLTQGVSPQTLSVAEDSPHKEEAAAFIDFLLQPRNMVRLALGDWMLPTGTEALRDPALRVEEDGWAVGAELARYLRSAPAQAVRGYPEWKDKVATPAFQEYYSGAIGLGELRERLVGDGNLVLARYQR, encoded by the coding sequence ATGCGGACGAAACGGCTCGTCGCGATGGTGGTGGCGCTGCTGCTCACGAGCTGTACGGCCTGCACCGGCGGCGACGGCGACGGCGGCGGCTCGCGGGACGGCAGGGTCACCCTCCGCTTCCAGTCCCTCGCCTGGCAGCAGGAGTCCGTCGACGCCAACAGGGAGCTGGTGGAGGAATGGAACGATGCACATCCGGATGTCAAGGTCGAGTACGTACAGGGGAGTTGGGACAGCGTTCACGACCAGCTGCTCACCTCCTTCGAGGGCGGTGAGGCGCCGGACATCATCCATGACGCCTCGGACGACCTCGCGGACTTCGCGTACGGCGGGTATCTCGCGGATCTGCGTGGTCTCCTGCCGGAGCGGCTCAAGTCCGATATTCCGCAGCGGAGTTGGGAGACCGTGACCTTCGGGGACGGGGTCTACGGCGTGCCGTTCCTCCAGGAGCCGCGTGTCCTGATCGCCAACGCCACGTGGTTGCGGGAGTCCGGCGTACGGATTCCGACGCCCGAACAGCCGTGGACCTGGGACGAGTTCAGGGCGATCACCGATGAACTGGGCGATGGGGAAGGGAAGTACGGTGTGGCCTGGCCGCTCAAGGAACCCGTGTCGGCGACCCTCGACCTGTCGCTCTCGACCGGCGGGCAGTTGTTCCATCGGGGCTCGGACGGCAAGGTGCGGATTCGGTTCGGGGCGGCCGACGAGGTGGTGCCTCGGACTGTTCACGATCAGGTCAACACCGATGGCAGCGCGTCGAGTTCGACGCTCGGCAGCGGCGGATCCGACACACTGCCCGGCTTCTTCGGCGGCAAGTACGCGATGGTTCCGCTCGGGTTCTCGTACCGGCAGCAGATCGTGCAACAGGCGCCGGAGGGCTTCGACTGGCAGGTGCTGCCCGCGCCGGCCGGAGCGGATGGGCTCACTCAGGGGGTGAGTCCACAGACCTTGTCCGTCGCGGAGGACAGTCCGCACAAGGAGGAGGCCGCCGCGTTCATCGACTTCCTGCTCCAGCCGCGGAACATGGTGCGGCTCGCGCTCGGCGACTGGATGCTGCCGACCGGGACGGAGGCGCTCCGGGATCCGGCGCTGCGGGTGGAGGAGGACGGGTGGGCGGTCGGTGCGGAGCTTGCGCGGTATCTGCGGTCGGCGCCGGCGCAGGCCGTGCGGGGCTATCCGGAGTGGAAGGACAAGGTGGCTACGCCTGCGTTTCAGGAGTACTACAGCGGGGCTATTGGGCTGGGTGAGTTGCGTGAGCGGCTTGTGGGGGACGGGAATCTGGTGTTGGCGCGGTATCAGAGGTGA
- the erm gene encoding ErmE/ErmH/ErmO/ErmR family 23S rRNA (adenine(2058)-N(6))-methyltransferase codes for MARPTHVSRALSQNFLTDRATADRFARLAVPHPHHPPLVLEVGAGKGALTEVLAPRCRELLAYEIDPRLVPALRARFSGTPQVRVIGDDFLAARPPGTAFSVAGNVPFSRTADVVDWCLRAPGLTDATLLTQLEYARKRTGDYGSWTLLTVRTWPRFEWRFLGRVTRTRFRPVPRVDAGIVRIERRRTPLLDRTSYDAWRHLVELGFSGVGGSLHASLRRAHPRRRVDAAFRAACLDPRALVGEVSPEQWLGLHHVLASR; via the coding sequence ATGGCCCGCCCCACCCACGTTTCGCGCGCGCTCTCGCAGAACTTCCTCACCGACCGCGCCACCGCCGACCGCTTCGCCCGGCTCGCCGTACCGCACCCGCACCACCCGCCCCTCGTACTCGAAGTGGGCGCGGGCAAAGGCGCGTTGACCGAGGTGCTCGCACCCCGCTGCCGGGAGCTGCTCGCCTACGAGATCGACCCACGGCTCGTACCCGCCCTGCGCGCCCGCTTCTCCGGGACGCCCCAAGTGCGGGTGATCGGCGACGACTTCCTCGCCGCCCGGCCGCCTGGCACCGCCTTCTCCGTCGCCGGGAACGTGCCCTTCTCGCGTACCGCGGACGTCGTCGACTGGTGTCTGCGCGCGCCCGGTCTCACGGACGCCACCCTCCTCACCCAGCTCGAATACGCCCGCAAACGCACCGGGGACTACGGGAGTTGGACTCTGCTGACCGTCCGCACCTGGCCGCGCTTCGAGTGGCGGTTCCTCGGCCGGGTCACCAGGACCCGGTTCCGGCCCGTGCCCCGGGTCGACGCCGGAATCGTACGCATCGAGCGACGCCGCACGCCCCTGCTCGACCGGACCTCGTACGACGCCTGGCGGCACCTGGTCGAGCTCGGTTTCTCGGGGGTCGGCGGCTCTCTGCACGCCTCGCTGCGCCGGGCCCACCCACGGCGCCGGGTGGATGCCGCGTTCAGGGCCGCGTGTCTCGACCCGCGTGCCCTCGTCGGGGAGGTGTCGCCCGAGCAGTGGCTGGGGCTCCACCACGTGCTGGCGTCGCGGTGA
- a CDS encoding CDP-alcohol phosphatidyltransferase family protein, translating into MRRDIPPLAEVRRITEKKRDAWWTVLLVDPVATPLVRLTAMRTRITPNQITWGAFLLGLVSAACFAFGDWRWLIAGALVYHLSFILDCMDGKVARLTGQGSVFGAWLDFVFDRIRVAVCGVALMAGQYDRTGDTIYIWLALAVVGLDMLRYINSLEIFKIRYSMRKQIKARVREARRSDNSAELAFMEDLLRNNPEADIEHDIRRTSAMSATDTETVSATGTEPLSVSGSATVSEPDSETVSGPGSATVSGPDSETVSGPGSATVSGPGSATVSESGSETVSEPGSEGTSGVPQKPRGAQIIDLQKEFRHRFPVYLRLRSFLLRRRIRAHLVSGIEFQMGVFIVGPLLDAVIEATLVSGALLLVFELAIIYKLLLSTRDFTRTIDSFERDEVTTAA; encoded by the coding sequence ATGCGCCGAGACATACCGCCCCTCGCAGAGGTACGCCGCATCACGGAGAAGAAGCGTGACGCGTGGTGGACCGTGCTGCTCGTCGACCCGGTGGCCACGCCGCTGGTGAGGCTCACCGCGATGCGCACGAGGATCACGCCGAACCAGATCACCTGGGGGGCGTTCCTGCTCGGGCTGGTGTCGGCGGCGTGCTTCGCCTTCGGCGACTGGCGGTGGCTGATCGCCGGAGCCCTCGTCTACCACCTGAGTTTCATCCTCGACTGCATGGACGGGAAGGTGGCGCGGCTGACCGGCCAGGGCTCCGTCTTCGGGGCCTGGCTGGACTTCGTCTTCGACCGTATCCGGGTGGCGGTGTGCGGGGTCGCGCTGATGGCCGGGCAGTACGACCGCACCGGTGACACCATCTACATCTGGCTGGCGCTCGCCGTCGTCGGCCTCGACATGCTGCGCTACATCAACTCCCTGGAGATCTTCAAGATCCGCTACTCCATGCGCAAACAGATCAAGGCGCGGGTGCGGGAGGCCCGGCGCTCGGACAACTCCGCCGAACTCGCCTTCATGGAAGACCTGTTGCGCAACAACCCCGAGGCGGACATCGAACACGACATCCGCAGGACGTCGGCCATGTCCGCAACGGATACCGAGACCGTGTCCGCAACCGGTACCGAGCCTCTGTCCGTATCGGGTTCCGCGACCGTGTCGGAACCGGATTCTGAGACCGTGTCGGGACCGGGTTCCGCGACCGTGTCGGGACCGGATTCTGAGACCGTGTCGGGACCGGGTTCCGCGACCGTGTCGGGACCGGGTTCCGCGACCGTGTCGGAATCGGGTTCCGAGACCGTGTCCGAACCGGGTTCCGAAGGAACCTCCGGCGTTCCTCAGAAGCCTCGGGGCGCCCAAATCATCGACCTCCAGAAGGAGTTCCGCCACCGCTTCCCGGTCTATCTCCGGCTGCGGTCCTTCCTCCTGCGCCGTCGCATTCGTGCGCACCTGGTGAGCGGCATCGAGTTCCAGATGGGTGTCTTCATCGTCGGCCCGCTCCTCGACGCGGTCATCGAGGCGACGCTGGTCTCCGGCGCCCTGCTTCTCGTCTTCGAACTCGCCATCATCTACAAGCTGTTGCTCTCGACCCGCGACTTCACCCGCACCATCGACTCCTTCGAGCGGGACGAGGTGACCACCGCGGCCTGA